A window from Balearica regulorum gibbericeps isolate bBalReg1 chromosome 1, bBalReg1.pri, whole genome shotgun sequence encodes these proteins:
- the NDUFA5 gene encoding NADH dehydrogenase [ubiquinone] 1 alpha subcomplex subunit 5 has translation MRPATPWPAVPAVAGGRGLARSAAMAGALRKTTGLVGLAVAENPHERLRILYTKILGVLQNFPKDAAYRKYTEQIVNQRFNLVQTETDVQKLQDKLNSGHIEEVIVQAENELSLARKMLQWKPWEPLIEEPPSDQWRWPV, from the exons ATGCGCCCCGCCACCCCGTGGCCGGCAGTGCCCGCTGTGGCTGGGGGGCGGGGCCTTGCGCGCAGCGCAGCCATGGCGGGGGCGCTGAGGAAG ACCACTGGGCTTGTAGGATTGGCTGTAGCTGAAAACCCTCATGAG CGCTTGCGAATACTGTACACAAAAATCCTTGGTGTCCTGCAAAACTTTCCCAAAGATGCAGCATATAGGAAATACACTGAGCAGATTGTAAATCAGCGGTTTAATTTGGTGCAAACG GAGACTGATGTGCAAAAACTACAGGACAAACTGAATAGCGGTCACATAGAAGAAGTCATTGTACAG GCTGAAAATGAGCTTTCCCTGGCAAGAAAAATGCTACAGTGGAAACCATGGGAGCCTCTAATTGAAGAACCTCCTTCTGACCAGTGGAGATGGCCAGTCTAA